The following proteins come from a genomic window of Gimesia chilikensis:
- a CDS encoding transglutaminase-like domain-containing protein, translating into MKLLSQFLCPTVMLLTSFVPFSPVWGDSGTQAARPSVKTVRPEIRSQTKTGQVRELITPAAITHEIGVGYVARLKLPHEADSKSRSTCILLEDGQPLPHPHALHKLIRETGKGHYSHWTPTTLYFSASDSSDPRTNGHKYELVCPETYTEQSAQFVLTDADSLISFPDISGKRVQPVKLVWENRDPQQRIQLNWKRQGAPDLSSQQAMLTSILKPGMTDEEKSLAIWKFLVDWRYHFYPAEPGDEVHDPVKFLNVYGYGFCDDCASNFAVLARKAGVRSRIWGLSGHVVAEAFYDGKWHMFDPDHEVFYRNDQGVIASVEELAQHPELITKTPLDPIGSPSQAIAGLYTTTADNRPSERKPAIRDSNLAPTLEPGDRLEFDYTTAQDVHRRNMPDEGFPPVAGNGTLKRSITKLESLKQPHPHQRDWHFTWPYVLLKGALELKLAPGQSAPTISVSSNGTSWTPLETTLNAEKLTASLDAWIKQQPTAVYGFYLRCENTNGDDPAASVAQLNSEFLFQFAPRALAHMQNKNNHFEMKLSPPLPASSQGLAVQLEWKVVE; encoded by the coding sequence ATGAAGCTTCTATCTCAGTTCCTCTGCCCAACGGTCATGCTGCTCACAAGCTTTGTCCCGTTCTCTCCGGTGTGGGGTGATTCGGGCACCCAGGCGGCACGTCCGTCCGTAAAAACGGTTCGTCCCGAAATCCGCTCGCAGACGAAAACCGGGCAGGTTCGCGAACTGATTACGCCCGCCGCGATCACACATGAGATCGGCGTCGGCTACGTGGCCCGCCTCAAACTTCCGCATGAAGCTGACAGTAAATCGCGGTCCACCTGCATCCTGCTGGAAGATGGCCAACCGCTGCCGCATCCTCACGCGCTGCATAAGCTGATCCGCGAAACAGGGAAAGGGCACTATAGTCACTGGACGCCGACGACACTCTATTTTTCCGCCAGCGATTCTTCCGATCCCCGCACTAATGGACACAAGTATGAACTGGTCTGCCCGGAAACCTATACCGAACAGTCCGCGCAATTCGTGCTGACCGACGCCGACTCGCTGATCTCATTTCCCGACATCTCCGGCAAACGCGTGCAACCCGTCAAGCTGGTCTGGGAAAACCGGGATCCACAGCAACGCATCCAGCTGAACTGGAAACGCCAGGGGGCCCCCGATCTCTCCAGCCAGCAGGCCATGCTCACCAGCATTCTCAAACCGGGGATGACGGACGAAGAGAAATCGCTGGCGATCTGGAAATTCCTGGTCGACTGGCGGTATCACTTCTATCCGGCAGAACCGGGAGATGAAGTACACGACCCCGTGAAGTTTCTCAATGTTTACGGCTACGGCTTCTGTGATGACTGTGCCTCGAACTTCGCGGTTCTGGCCCGCAAAGCAGGTGTGCGAAGTCGAATATGGGGACTCTCAGGACACGTTGTTGCGGAAGCCTTCTATGACGGTAAGTGGCACATGTTCGATCCCGATCATGAGGTCTTTTATCGCAATGACCAGGGAGTGATCGCGAGCGTTGAGGAACTGGCACAGCACCCCGAACTGATTACAAAAACGCCCCTGGATCCGATCGGCAGTCCCTCGCAGGCAATCGCCGGCCTCTACACAACGACCGCCGACAATCGGCCCTCCGAGCGCAAACCGGCGATTCGGGATTCGAATCTGGCTCCCACTCTGGAACCCGGTGACCGCCTCGAGTTTGACTATACCACTGCACAAGACGTGCATCGACGCAACATGCCAGACGAAGGTTTCCCCCCCGTCGCCGGGAACGGCACTCTGAAACGCAGCATCACAAAGCTGGAGTCGTTGAAACAACCGCATCCCCACCAGCGGGACTGGCACTTCACCTGGCCCTATGTGCTGCTGAAGGGTGCACTGGAACTCAAGCTCGCACCAGGTCAGTCAGCTCCCACAATCTCCGTCTCCTCGAACGGGACTTCCTGGACACCTCTGGAGACGACCCTCAATGCGGAGAAACTCACGGCTTCCCTCGATGCCTGGATCAAGCAACAACCCACTGCCGTCTATGGATTCTATCTCCGTTGTGAAAACACGAACGGCGACGACCCTGCAGCGTCAGTCGCGCAGTTGAATTCCGAATTCCTGTTCCAGTTCGCACCCCGCGCACTGGCACACATGCAAAACAAGAACAATCACTTCGAGATGAAATTATCTCCTCCACTACCAGCCAGCAGTCAAGGCTTGGCTGTGCAGCTGGAGTGGAAAGTAGTTGAGTGA
- a CDS encoding sulfatase, whose product MLARISVFLLLCFVMIPGRVQAETKQPNILFILTDQWRAQSLGYAGNEQVKTPNIDALARQSVNFQNAVSGCPVCCPFRGSLMTGQRPLTHGVFLNDVQLPAKAVTIAEVLDNAGYETGFIGKWHLDGRGRSAFTPPERRQGFEFWRALECTHNYNRSFYYGDSPQRQTWEGYDAFAQTRVARQFIRDQSQKGQPFLLVMSYGSPHNPYHTAPPEYQSMYEPEKIKVRPNVPKDQRATAQKELAGYFAHCSALDDCVSDLLATLKETGIDENTIVVFTSDHGDMLRSHGQIRKQKPWDESLRVPMLFRLNGAEHAQGRTVDSPINSEDLMPTLLGLCQVSIPDTVEGLDYSGYLRGGKNPSDGATVITCPSPFGEWQRSRGGKEYRGLRTTRYTYVRDLSGPWLLYDNETDPYQLKNLCNDPEAAPIQAKLDALLNKKLAAQKDEFLQGSQYIEKFGYQVDPKTGTVPYTN is encoded by the coding sequence ATGCTGGCTCGTATTTCCGTTTTTCTGTTACTCTGTTTTGTGATGATCCCCGGTCGGGTTCAGGCTGAAACTAAGCAGCCGAACATTTTGTTTATTCTGACCGATCAGTGGCGGGCACAGTCCCTGGGTTACGCGGGTAACGAACAGGTGAAGACGCCGAATATTGATGCGTTGGCCCGACAGAGTGTAAATTTTCAGAACGCGGTTTCCGGCTGTCCGGTCTGCTGTCCCTTCCGGGGCTCGTTGATGACCGGCCAGCGTCCGTTGACGCACGGCGTGTTTCTGAACGATGTGCAACTGCCCGCGAAGGCGGTGACGATTGCTGAAGTGCTGGATAACGCCGGTTATGAGACCGGTTTCATCGGGAAATGGCATCTGGATGGTCGGGGGCGCTCAGCGTTTACGCCGCCGGAACGTCGACAGGGCTTTGAGTTCTGGCGGGCCCTGGAATGCACGCACAATTACAACCGTTCGTTTTACTACGGCGATTCTCCTCAGCGACAGACCTGGGAAGGTTACGACGCGTTTGCCCAGACGCGCGTGGCCCGGCAGTTCATTCGGGACCAGTCCCAGAAGGGGCAACCGTTTCTGCTGGTGATGTCGTACGGCTCTCCACATAACCCGTATCACACCGCGCCGCCCGAATATCAGAGCATGTATGAGCCGGAGAAGATCAAAGTGCGTCCCAATGTGCCCAAAGATCAGCGGGCAACTGCGCAAAAAGAACTCGCCGGCTACTTTGCTCATTGTTCGGCACTGGATGATTGTGTCAGCGATTTATTAGCGACACTCAAAGAGACCGGCATCGATGAAAACACGATCGTCGTCTTCACCTCTGACCACGGCGACATGCTGCGTTCGCACGGGCAGATCCGCAAGCAGAAACCGTGGGACGAATCGCTGCGGGTACCGATGCTGTTCCGGTTGAATGGCGCGGAGCACGCGCAAGGTCGCACCGTCGATTCCCCCATCAATTCCGAAGACCTGATGCCCACACTGCTGGGACTCTGTCAAGTTTCGATTCCCGACACCGTGGAAGGGCTGGATTATAGCGGCTACCTGCGAGGCGGGAAAAATCCTTCAGACGGGGCGACGGTCATCACCTGCCCTTCTCCCTTTGGTGAATGGCAGCGGAGCCGGGGCGGAAAGGAATACCGCGGCTTGAGAACGACCCGCTACACGTACGTCCGCGATCTCAGTGGACCCTGGCTATTGTACGATAATGAGACAGACCCGTATCAGCTGAAAAATCTCTGCAACGATCCGGAAGCTGCCCCGATCCAGGCAAAACTCGATGCGCTGCTCAACAAAAAACTGGCCGCCCAGAAGGACGAGTTTCTGCAGGGGAGTCAGTACATTGAAAAATTCGGTTACCAGGTGGACCCGAAAACCGGGACGGTACCTTATACGAATTGA
- a CDS encoding zinc ribbon domain-containing protein YjdM — MSELPNCPECDGEYTYEDRGLLVCPSCGHEWNPESATETPTGPVVRDANGNILQNGDSVTVIKDLKVKGSSSVVKVGTKVKNIRLVEGDHDIDCKIPGIGSMGLKSEFVKKA, encoded by the coding sequence ATGAGCGAATTACCGAATTGCCCGGAATGTGATGGGGAATATACCTACGAAGACAGAGGCCTGCTGGTTTGTCCGTCATGCGGTCACGAATGGAATCCGGAGAGTGCAACCGAAACTCCCACCGGCCCCGTCGTGCGGGACGCCAACGGCAACATCCTGCAAAATGGCGATTCCGTCACCGTCATCAAAGACCTTAAAGTGAAGGGCTCTTCGTCGGTCGTCAAGGTGGGAACGAAGGTCAAGAACATCCGCCTGGTCGAAGGGGATCATGACATCGACTGCAAAATTCCAGGGATTGGTTCAATGGGACTGAAATCCGAATTCGTGAAGAAAGCCTGA
- a CDS encoding trimeric intracellular cation channel family protein, which translates to MSVADLQYLLGMIGTVAFAVTGVLAVSPRGVDFFGACVLGLITAIGGGTIRDVILGVPVFWAADLNYIWVALGASFLAFLMNRHMTRREIFKTMLYLDALGVSMFAIQAAQKVIWIDFGMPVAPVLLGVLTAIGGGLLRDVLAGQPTLLMRREIYAIPVTLGCILFVALVTWLPQHAVLIGVGCSALIMSLRSAVIHWDLHVPLWLTIQSKENAMHSKQDSDSPPAN; encoded by the coding sequence ATGAGCGTTGCAGACTTACAATACCTCCTCGGAATGATTGGCACAGTTGCCTTTGCGGTGACGGGTGTGCTGGCAGTCTCGCCGCGCGGTGTCGATTTCTTCGGTGCCTGTGTGCTGGGGCTGATCACTGCGATCGGCGGCGGCACCATTCGTGATGTGATCCTGGGGGTACCGGTCTTCTGGGCCGCGGATCTGAATTACATCTGGGTTGCGCTGGGGGCCAGCTTTCTGGCGTTTCTCATGAACCGGCACATGACGCGCAGAGAGATCTTCAAAACCATGCTTTATCTCGACGCACTGGGGGTCTCGATGTTTGCGATCCAGGCAGCGCAAAAAGTCATCTGGATCGACTTCGGTATGCCGGTCGCGCCGGTCCTGCTGGGTGTGTTGACGGCAATCGGTGGCGGCCTGCTGCGTGACGTTCTCGCGGGACAGCCCACGCTGTTAATGCGGCGGGAGATCTATGCCATCCCGGTCACCCTGGGTTGCATCCTGTTTGTCGCGCTGGTCACCTGGCTGCCCCAACATGCTGTCCTGATTGGCGTCGGCTGCTCTGCTTTGATCATGAGTCTGCGGAGCGCCGTGATCCACTGGGACCTGCACGTCCCACTCTGGCTGACCATTCAATCGAAAGAGAATGCCATGCATTCGAAGCAGGATTCTGACAGCCCGCCTGCCAATTAA
- a CDS encoding phosphotransferase enzyme family protein translates to MDPNHLLVDDSLPYYNALTQCIDHWGLVPEKTELVRDGVNHVFATEFVNGAPVIIRISDGNLRERGEVLGELLWLEHLISHGCTVTTPIPSRGGELLESIEVDAGTMHVCCFERFGGRQLDPATDAQWNEELFLKLGREIGRIHRASDELQLPTDHDRLSWHEIRLGQFPDPLPDYFHPEVVEAMRGYYDDWRSRSTPAGHYGLVHRDLHAGNFLVENEDVQIIDFDLGCYGWRTMDLAVLLFIYYYYPSLRVPGATPELAGHVLAKLVEGYREEFTLDRDQLATVADMMMLNTINNYFLMLPDPEHWQAAMGNPRITVMESLTWIEQLWLDNRKLQIELEL, encoded by the coding sequence GTGGATCCCAATCATTTGCTGGTAGACGATTCGTTGCCTTATTATAACGCGCTGACTCAGTGTATTGATCACTGGGGACTGGTGCCTGAGAAGACAGAATTAGTCCGCGATGGTGTGAACCACGTCTTTGCCACCGAGTTCGTTAATGGTGCACCGGTCATTATCCGGATCAGTGACGGCAATCTCCGTGAGCGAGGCGAAGTGCTGGGCGAACTGCTCTGGCTGGAGCATCTGATCTCTCATGGATGCACGGTTACGACGCCGATCCCTTCGCGTGGCGGTGAACTGCTGGAATCGATTGAAGTCGACGCAGGTACGATGCATGTCTGTTGTTTTGAGCGTTTCGGGGGGCGACAACTCGACCCGGCGACCGACGCCCAGTGGAATGAGGAACTCTTTCTGAAACTAGGACGGGAGATTGGTCGCATCCATCGGGCTTCGGATGAATTACAGCTCCCGACCGATCACGATCGTCTCTCGTGGCATGAAATCAGGCTCGGACAGTTTCCGGATCCGCTGCCCGACTATTTTCACCCCGAGGTCGTCGAAGCGATGCGCGGGTATTACGATGACTGGCGGAGCCGTTCTACCCCTGCAGGACACTATGGACTGGTGCACCGGGATCTGCATGCGGGAAATTTTCTGGTCGAGAACGAGGACGTACAGATCATCGATTTCGATCTGGGCTGTTACGGCTGGCGGACGATGGATTTAGCCGTCCTGCTGTTCATTTACTATTATTATCCCAGCCTCCGCGTGCCTGGCGCGACGCCAGAGCTGGCCGGCCATGTGCTGGCCAAGCTGGTAGAGGGCTATCGCGAGGAATTTACGCTCGACCGCGATCAGCTGGCAACGGTCGCCGACATGATGATGTTGAATACGATCAACAACTATTTTCTCATGCTACCCGACCCGGAACACTGGCAGGCCGCGATGGGCAACCCGCGCATCACAGTCATGGAGAGCCTGACCTGGATCGAGCAACTCTGGCTGGACAACCGGAAACTTCAGATCGAACTCGAGCTGTGA
- a CDS encoding ankyrin repeat domain-containing protein, whose amino-acid sequence MNHPRWLKHLRILALLIMLSLPVLFLSLRIVKARQSPCALYESIRFDDVSNAERLINQGLVDQPCRGIYPIHAAAMQSNQRLLQFILNKGVDPNRPDDETGKTPLMWVVGNSSLARTRDVECFDFLLASGADINSKSKYYENSVLNHFASNGNARLINELIEHGANIETQNERGQTPLHTAVEAENINAVEVLLKHGSDTSVVDKNNETPLDIAKRLDLPEIQKLLTE is encoded by the coding sequence ATGAATCACCCACGTTGGTTGAAGCACTTAAGAATTCTGGCTCTGCTGATTATGCTTTCGCTTCCGGTACTGTTTCTGTCCCTGCGGATCGTGAAAGCAAGACAGAGTCCTTGCGCATTATATGAATCCATCAGGTTCGATGACGTTTCGAATGCAGAGAGACTGATCAATCAAGGTCTGGTAGATCAGCCCTGTCGTGGAATCTATCCCATACATGCAGCAGCGATGCAATCTAATCAGCGCCTGTTGCAATTCATCCTGAATAAAGGTGTTGACCCGAATCGCCCCGATGATGAAACCGGAAAAACGCCGCTGATGTGGGTAGTTGGCAACTCCAGTCTTGCACGGACCAGAGATGTCGAGTGCTTTGACTTTTTACTTGCATCAGGAGCCGATATTAACTCAAAGTCAAAGTATTACGAAAATTCTGTTTTGAATCATTTTGCATCTAATGGAAACGCTCGATTAATCAATGAACTGATTGAGCATGGGGCAAATATAGAGACTCAAAATGAAAGAGGCCAAACTCCTCTGCACACGGCTGTTGAAGCCGAGAATATCAATGCGGTAGAAGTTCTTCTTAAACACGGTTCAGATACATCTGTTGTCGATAAGAACAATGAAACGCCCCTCGATATCGCGAAACGTTTGGATTTACCAGAAATTCAAAAGCTGTTGACTGAGTAA
- a CDS encoding HEAT repeat domain-containing protein, translating into MNDDSEFSHPKLSFCEGASQTAVHFKEQLSTFEPGSDARKEFLKTHCDSQNHVLQITSIQEIGKSGDPEWLNFLQARLHAETGPFEWTLLLCAIGELGGFRSWEDYAPYLESEDEHVRTMALFIPLYLPREEALAILVDKLNHDPSLGVRQTAARRLVDLDSDAGLPLLLEEFHQEEQQYSEKTRLAFLLTVLRHPEGLQFLQQQIGMHPSLSRQDRTLLFSAVCDVFLHEGLELPPCERPADLPLEIIFQRATDWLEAQLGAIAEE; encoded by the coding sequence ATGAACGATGACAGCGAGTTTTCTCATCCAAAGCTCTCGTTTTGCGAAGGTGCCAGTCAGACCGCAGTCCACTTTAAGGAGCAGCTGTCGACTTTCGAACCGGGGAGCGACGCGCGGAAAGAGTTTCTCAAAACGCATTGCGACAGCCAGAACCATGTCTTACAGATCACGTCGATTCAGGAAATCGGCAAAAGCGGGGATCCCGAGTGGCTCAATTTTCTGCAGGCACGGTTGCACGCAGAAACGGGGCCTTTTGAATGGACTCTGCTCCTGTGTGCCATCGGTGAGTTGGGAGGATTCCGGTCTTGGGAAGATTACGCTCCCTATCTTGAATCAGAGGATGAGCATGTGCGTACGATGGCGTTGTTCATCCCTCTCTACCTGCCCCGTGAAGAGGCGCTCGCGATTCTCGTCGACAAGCTGAATCACGACCCCAGCCTCGGTGTGCGCCAGACCGCTGCGAGAAGACTGGTGGATCTGGACTCTGATGCAGGCCTCCCGCTGCTGCTGGAAGAATTTCATCAGGAGGAACAGCAGTATTCTGAAAAAACAAGGCTCGCCTTTCTACTGACCGTATTACGTCATCCGGAAGGTCTCCAGTTTCTGCAGCAGCAGATCGGCATGCATCCCAGTTTATCCCGACAGGATCGTACGCTGCTTTTTTCTGCCGTCTGTGATGTGTTTTTACATGAGGGACTGGAGCTGCCCCCCTGCGAGCGGCCGGCGGACTTACCGCTGGAGATAATCTTTCAGCGGGCTACCGACTGGCTGGAAGCACAGCTTGGCGCGATTGCTGAGGAATAA
- a CDS encoding AraC family transcriptional regulator: MAPVQKALWYVESHSRDVLSLEAVARASCVSPYHLTRSFAEVFGISLMRYTRQRRLSEAAKQLAAGAPDILSIAFDYGYGSHEAFSRAFKKEFGVTPERVRTLADLSLLQLKEPIVMDSTQLPRLNPPREETLPALAFAGLVERYDCQSSAGIPNQWQRTSPLLGSISPLVSQDAYGICFNFDETDGKFDYMAGVPVEQGTTLPPGLVRFDLPTHKYAVFQHGGHISEIRSVIAAIWADALSQANQEPVSGPVLEKYGPEFDPQTGRGGFEIWIPVK; this comes from the coding sequence ATGGCTCCTGTTCAGAAAGCATTATGGTATGTGGAAAGTCATTCCCGCGACGTGCTCAGCCTGGAAGCGGTGGCACGCGCCAGTTGTGTCTCCCCTTATCATCTGACCCGTTCGTTCGCGGAAGTCTTCGGCATTTCTTTAATGCGTTACACACGCCAGCGTCGCCTTTCCGAAGCGGCGAAGCAGCTGGCGGCAGGAGCACCTGACATTCTTTCTATCGCCTTTGATTACGGGTACGGATCGCACGAGGCATTCTCGCGTGCGTTTAAAAAAGAATTTGGAGTGACTCCCGAACGGGTGCGCACTCTGGCCGACCTGTCTCTATTACAGCTAAAGGAACCGATTGTCATGGACTCTACCCAACTGCCCCGGCTGAACCCGCCGCGTGAAGAAACACTGCCCGCACTTGCGTTTGCAGGGTTGGTCGAACGCTACGACTGCCAGTCATCAGCGGGAATCCCCAACCAGTGGCAGCGCACCTCACCCCTGCTGGGAAGTATTTCCCCACTGGTCAGTCAGGACGCCTATGGGATTTGCTTCAACTTTGATGAAACCGACGGCAAGTTTGACTACATGGCCGGCGTGCCCGTCGAGCAGGGGACCACGCTACCCCCGGGCCTGGTGCGCTTCGATCTGCCAACGCATAAGTATGCCGTCTTCCAACACGGCGGACATATCTCGGAGATACGTTCGGTCATCGCAGCGATCTGGGCCGATGCCCTCTCTCAAGCGAATCAGGAACCCGTCAGCGGACCGGTTCTCGAAAAGTACGGTCCCGAATTCGACCCGCAAACAGGCCGGGGAGGTTTTGAAATCTGGATTCCCGTTAAGTAG
- a CDS encoding PQQ-binding-like beta-propeller repeat protein, with protein MLRLKRPLWTATLLTTTLLLISASTRAADWPQWQGPNRDSISAETGLRSTFPEDFKPVWSFKDCGIGYSAPAVVDNIAYMLGADKQENGDYTEFVLALDPSGKQLWKQEVAHYKEGIMLTKWGHGPRSTPSIADGRLFGLGANGDLFALDQKTGKLLWKANLRETYGSMLSGARGKPENTWGYCESPLVDGNHVICTPGGEQGAVVALEAATGKLVWQSKELTDPCSYSSTVIADFGGVKQYVVLTAKQLASVRASDGKLLWTAEVPVNEVAVIPTPIVTGNRVYTTCDYDAGCGLVEVKKDGDQFTAKVLYKNKTMSNHHGGVVLIDGKIYGWTGKTTSRGRWVCQDLETGESVWMEGRAAPAGAVMAAAGHLYCFTQDDGVLVCIEATPKGFKETGRFTIPERTEKQSILGKVWARPVISNGRLYLRDQDLLFCYDIKQDT; from the coding sequence ATGCTACGTTTGAAACGTCCTTTGTGGACAGCCACGTTATTGACGACCACCTTGTTACTCATCTCCGCCTCCACGCGCGCCGCCGACTGGCCGCAGTGGCAGGGACCGAACCGCGACTCCATTTCCGCCGAGACCGGACTCCGCTCCACTTTCCCCGAAGACTTCAAGCCCGTGTGGTCCTTCAAGGACTGCGGCATCGGTTACTCCGCTCCTGCAGTGGTCGATAACATTGCCTACATGCTGGGTGCCGACAAACAGGAGAACGGCGACTACACTGAATTTGTGCTGGCACTGGATCCCAGCGGCAAGCAGCTCTGGAAGCAGGAAGTCGCCCACTACAAGGAAGGCATCATGCTGACCAAATGGGGCCACGGTCCGCGGAGTACGCCCTCTATCGCCGACGGCCGTCTGTTTGGACTCGGCGCCAACGGCGACCTGTTCGCCCTGGATCAGAAAACCGGCAAACTGCTCTGGAAAGCGAATCTCCGTGAAACCTACGGCAGCATGCTCAGTGGTGCGCGGGGCAAACCGGAGAATACCTGGGGCTATTGTGAGTCTCCCCTGGTGGACGGCAACCATGTCATCTGCACACCCGGCGGTGAGCAGGGCGCGGTCGTTGCCCTCGAAGCGGCGACCGGCAAACTGGTCTGGCAGTCCAAAGAACTGACCGACCCCTGTAGTTATTCCTCGACCGTGATCGCGGACTTTGGCGGGGTGAAACAATACGTCGTGCTGACCGCCAAACAGCTGGCGAGTGTTCGCGCCTCCGATGGCAAACTGCTCTGGACCGCCGAAGTTCCCGTGAATGAAGTCGCCGTGATTCCCACGCCCATCGTGACCGGGAACCGGGTCTACACGACCTGCGATTACGACGCCGGTTGCGGACTCGTCGAAGTCAAGAAAGACGGCGATCAGTTCACAGCCAAGGTGCTCTACAAAAACAAGACTATGAGCAATCACCACGGCGGCGTCGTGCTGATCGACGGGAAGATTTACGGCTGGACTGGTAAAACCACTTCCCGCGGTCGCTGGGTCTGTCAGGATCTGGAAACCGGCGAGAGCGTCTGGATGGAAGGTCGCGCCGCTCCCGCGGGTGCCGTGATGGCTGCGGCTGGTCACCTCTACTGTTTTACGCAGGACGACGGCGTACTGGTCTGCATTGAAGCTACCCCGAAAGGATTCAAAGAAACGGGCCGCTTTACGATTCCGGAACGCACGGAAAAACAGAGCATCCTCGGCAAAGTCTGGGCCCGGCCCGTCATCTCTAACGGCCGACTCTATCTCCGCGATCAGGATCTGCTGTTCTGTTATGACATTAAACAGGATACCTGA
- a CDS encoding GNAT family N-acetyltransferase — translation MTELEIVQMNEYELSAAQRAQILALLKDCFPGYFEERHFFKQMSQQRLLAYVDGTLVGQLGLEHRAIRVGDQCATIFGVVDLCVREKERRQGVATALMKTVEQTAKTHDIHFCLLFADEHDFYQKLGYRHTKNNCIWLGIDDGQSTGLIERQVTDCMLVKRISGEIDWNETQTIDLLGHLF, via the coding sequence ATGACAGAACTCGAGATCGTCCAGATGAACGAATATGAATTGAGCGCGGCGCAGCGGGCTCAAATTCTGGCTCTGCTCAAGGATTGTTTTCCCGGTTACTTTGAAGAGCGGCACTTCTTTAAACAAATGTCTCAACAGCGGCTGCTGGCTTATGTGGATGGAACCCTGGTCGGACAACTGGGGCTGGAACATCGGGCAATTCGGGTCGGCGATCAGTGTGCGACAATCTTCGGTGTGGTTGATCTCTGCGTCAGAGAAAAGGAGCGGCGACAGGGCGTGGCCACGGCACTCATGAAAACCGTTGAGCAAACCGCAAAAACGCACGACATTCACTTTTGCCTGCTGTTTGCTGATGAGCATGATTTCTACCAGAAGCTGGGCTACAGACATACAAAAAACAATTGTATCTGGCTGGGCATTGACGATGGCCAGAGCACCGGGTTGATTGAGCGACAGGTCACAGACTGCATGCTGGTCAAGCGGATCAGCGGAGAGATCGACTGGAATGAAACACAGACCATCGATCTTTTGGGACATTTATTCTAA
- a CDS encoding RNA polymerase sigma factor: protein MHDQSQESLFTDWLDAHGASVWKVARAYTLTTEETQDLAQEILLQAWKSLPQFEQKSSPATWFYRVALHTAMNWRRKEAPWRVRQKPLLEVQMLTAAEADSAATAQQRDLVEQLYKAIHQLPKTDAALVLLYLEELSYREMADVLGISENYVGVKLNRARQALNELMKGESDGS, encoded by the coding sequence GTGCATGACCAATCACAGGAATCGCTGTTTACGGACTGGCTCGACGCGCATGGTGCGTCGGTCTGGAAAGTGGCACGCGCCTACACCCTGACCACGGAAGAGACTCAGGATCTGGCGCAGGAGATTCTGTTGCAGGCCTGGAAGTCACTGCCGCAGTTCGAACAGAAGTCGAGCCCGGCTACCTGGTTCTATCGCGTGGCATTACACACGGCGATGAACTGGCGCAGAAAGGAAGCACCGTGGCGGGTCCGACAGAAACCGTTGCTGGAAGTGCAGATGCTGACAGCCGCAGAGGCCGACAGCGCCGCCACCGCACAGCAGCGTGATCTGGTCGAACAGCTTTACAAGGCGATTCACCAGTTGCCGAAAACCGATGCGGCGCTGGTGCTGCTTTACCTGGAAGAGTTGAGTTATCGCGAGATGGCCGACGTCTTGGGAATTTCTGAAAACTACGTTGGCGTGAAACTGAATCGAGCCAGGCAGGCATTGAACGAACTGATGAAAGGGGAAAGCGATGGCTCCTGA
- a CDS encoding ArsR/SmtB family transcription factor, producing MMETETAAETLKAFSHPTRLSILQELLAGPKCVTDMEELLPVRQANLSQHLCVLRNAKLVDFAQEGALRCYYLSRPRLVGDMLKLLGREEPVIKRSPAQLKADKQRRERARQRLKIPFV from the coding sequence ATGATGGAAACGGAAACTGCGGCGGAGACACTGAAGGCGTTTTCGCATCCCACCCGGCTCTCGATTCTGCAGGAACTGCTGGCCGGCCCCAAGTGCGTTACCGACATGGAAGAGTTATTACCTGTGCGACAGGCGAACCTTTCACAGCATCTGTGCGTGTTGCGAAATGCGAAGCTCGTGGACTTCGCCCAGGAAGGTGCTCTGCGGTGCTACTACCTTTCGCGCCCCAGGCTGGTGGGAGACATGCTGAAATTACTCGGCCGTGAAGAACCCGTTATCAAACGCTCGCCTGCCCAGTTGAAGGCGGATAAACAACGCCGGGAACGAGCCCGGCAGAGGCTGAAAATCCCTTTTGTTTAA